The Filimonas lacunae genomic sequence TGATTAAAGGCAGTGGGGTTACCATTCTGACTTTTCGTTCAAACAATGATAAACGAATTTACCCGGAGTTTTTCCAAGTGATGGAAGGCCTGCCTGGCTGATAAAAAGGTGGGGTGTATCATCCACGTGATACACCCCACATTGGCATTAATAACCTTATTGCTGCACTACCACACTTCTCAGTGATTCCACTATTCTTGCCACACTTGCTAAAGCCGGGTTATCAGCAGGTACGCCTGCTTTTTTAGCTCCTGCCACCAGGTCCACTTCAAACTGGTCCATATCCGCGTTAGCGGCTTTACCATTCATACGGGAGTTTTGTGCGGGATCGTGCGCGGCTTTCATGCTTTTTCCGCCATAGGTAATGCTTTTAGCGCCTGTGCCTACACATACAAAATCAGTAAGGTTTTTACTTAAGGCTGCAAAGCCGCTGGTGTTGCCATTGGTTACTTCTGCCAGTAATACTTTAAAAAATCCATTGATTTTGTTATCTGCTGCAATAACAAAAATGCTACTGTCTACAATGTTACGAATCAACAGGCGGCCTGCTTCCATTTTGGTACTGGTGTTGGCAGGGTCAGTAACCATAACAGTTCCACCTAACGAATCGTACAGGGTAGGAGTTGCGGGTGAGTCGTTATTGCTTTTAGAGCAGGATGGTGTAAGCATAACGGTGCATCCCAGTGTTACAACCAGGGCAAAGAGTGTAATCTTCTTCATATTGGTACTTATTGTTTAAAAGACTTTCTTCAGGTACCCGGCCAGTTTGCCGGATAGGGAGTTGGCTGCAACGGGGCAACCGCTTTTAAGCTCTTCTTCGCTGGGTAAGTACCTGTTTGCCTGGTAGCCCGAATTAGCTTTAAAGTTGTTGACGATATTATCGCCACTATTTTGTAAAGGGAAAAAAGTGAATATGGCAATTCTGCTTTCAGGGTTTACCAGTACATGATTTACGCCTTTTTGTTGGTACAGACACGCCGTTATTTTATCAGCATCAGCCTGGTTAATGCTTTGCTTAATATCAATACGGGCCATAATAATTGTATGCTCATTGGGAGGTTGTGGTCTTGTAACAACGTAGATGTGGATACCTAATACAATTACAAGCACAGCAAAGACAGTAGCTACTGTAAGTGCTATCTTTTTAAATAGTCTAAAATTCATATCATCTTAAATAGCACATTTATAAGGGTTTATGGGCTACTCATGTACAAATACGACAATACAATGACAATGGATTTTAACAGAGAAAAAATTTATCCTTTCGTTATTTAGCTGCTTTCCAGTCCGCAATACACATTGGTGAAATCTTTTCTCTCCAGGTCACTTTTGTGAATTACAAAGTATATAACCCCGGCATCCCAAAACTGAAA encodes the following:
- a CDS encoding globin family protein, with product MKKITLFALVVTLGCTVMLTPSCSKSNNDSPATPTLYDSLGGTVMVTDPANTSTKMEAGRLLIRNIVDSSIFVIAADNKINGFFKVLLAEVTNGNTSGFAALSKNLTDFVCVGTGAKSITYGGKSMKAAHDPAQNSRMNGKAANADMDQFEVDLVAGAKKAGVPADNPALASVARIVESLRSVVVQQ